One Panicum virgatum strain AP13 chromosome 9K, P.virgatum_v5, whole genome shotgun sequence genomic region harbors:
- the LOC120652325 gene encoding sanguinarine reductase-like — protein sequence MAVACFNPMLSPLIPAPPSGRGRAAFLRVRAAFLAPLACGAVVGRGRWRLAAAADPQAVQEQPARTEVSGETGAAGASEASSKLVLVVGGTGGVGQLVVASLLSRKIKSRLLLRDPEKAESLFGKQDESVLRVYKGDTRNPNDLDPQMFEGVTHVICCTGTTAFPSKRWDGDNTPERVDWDGIRNLVSALPRTIKRLVFVSSIGVTKYNEIPWSIMNLFGVLKYKKMAEDFVRNSGIPFTIIRPGRLTDGPYTSYDLNTLLKATAGERRAVVIGKGDKLVGEVSRLVVAEACIQALDIESTEGQIYEINSVKGEGPGTDPEKWKELFSSVQST from the exons ATGGCGGTGGCTTGCTTCAACCCCATGCTCTCGCCGCTCATCCCCGCGCCGCCGAGTGGGCGCGGAAGAGCGGCGTTCCTGCGGGTGCGTGCGGCCTTCCTCGCGCCGCTCGCGTGCGGCGCGGTGGTGGGTCGCGGCAGGtggcggctcgcggcggcggccgatccgCAGGCCGTGCAGGAGCAGCCGGCGCGGACGGAAGTGTCCGGCGAGACCGGCGCCGCGGGGGCCTCCGAAGCGTCCTCCAAGCTGGTTCTGGTCGTTGGGGGAACCGGCGGCGTTG GGCAGTTGGTTGTAGCATCATTGCTGAGCAGGAAGATCAAGTCAAGATTGCTCCTCAGAGATCCTGAAAAGGCAGAGTCTCTATTTGGCAAGCAGGATGAGAGTGTGCTGCGG GTTTACAAAGGGGACACAAGAAATCCTAATGATTTGGATCCACAAATGTTTGAG GGAGTTACACATGTGATATGTTGCACTGGAACTACAGCATTTCCGTCAAAGCGCTGGGATGGAGATAACACTCCAGAACGTGTAG ACTGGGATGGCATCCGAAATCTTGTTAGCGCCCTTCCACGGACCATCAAGAGGCTGGTTTTCGTGTCATCCATCGGTGTTACAAAATACAATGAAATACCTTGGAG TATCATGAATCTCTTTGGTGTGCTCAAGTACAAGAAGATGGCAGAGGACTTTGTCCGCAATTCCGGCATACCATTCACCATTATCAG GCCTGGAAGATTGACTGATGGGCCCTACACTTCGTATGATCTTAATACACTTCTTAAAGCTACAGCTGGAGAGCGACGAGCAGTAGTCATAGGCAAAG GTGACAAGCTTGTGGGGGAAGTTAGCAGACTGGTGGTGGCAGAGGCCTGCATCCAAGCTTTAGATATTGAATCCACAGAAGGACAGATATACGAGATTAATTCAGTGAAG GGCGAAGGACCTGGGACGGACCCCGAGAAGTGGAAGGAGCTATTCAGTTCTGTCCAATCAACGTAG